The Mycolicibacterium doricum genome includes a region encoding these proteins:
- a CDS encoding class I adenylate-forming enzyme family protein, whose protein sequence is MVEKNPEKAAVIADDGAVTFGELDHASSMVARRLIDAGVRRGQTVAMLLANDQAMHFNAVYWGIHKLGGVPVPLNTRWAAPEKLFVLEHSDAVAVVAGPPHRDVLIPLVQRQTVEIAGRPGDFRLEHFFVTGSESLDGLTPLGDLLAEGATDVPPLVPPPTPDDPADLLYTSGTTGMPKGVLVPEGNLSDEPGQEGITELLGALFGENMLHSVPLFGFTGCHGVMLLCVRTGLTQIVMPRFDPAQLLASIEQHRATAIMCVPTMLNLAMKHPTLGDHDYSSLQCVFSGAAPIQPDTVRKVMEAWPGVQLLNVYGLTEGGPGMACMLGPDPADILARPGSIGRPVACKVVVVDDDGKSLAPGEVGEICLFSEKSRRRYYKGEDLSAELWRDEVMHTGDVGYVDDDGYVYLTDRKKDMILRGGYNIFAIEVERVLLEMPGVLEAAVIAVPHADLGEDILAVVVPAADAEGSKAVSAEQVNAFCRRHLADYKCPRHVVFVDELPKNAMAKILKADLRRRYSDYLTGRPSGSTEHGLARQ, encoded by the coding sequence CCGGAGAAGGCCGCCGTGATCGCCGATGACGGCGCAGTCACTTTCGGGGAACTCGACCACGCCAGCAGCATGGTGGCTCGACGACTGATCGATGCCGGCGTGCGGCGCGGGCAGACCGTGGCGATGCTGCTGGCCAACGATCAAGCCATGCATTTCAACGCCGTCTACTGGGGCATCCACAAGCTTGGTGGCGTGCCGGTGCCGCTCAACACGCGGTGGGCGGCACCGGAAAAGCTTTTCGTCCTCGAACACAGCGATGCCGTGGCGGTCGTGGCGGGTCCGCCGCACCGAGACGTGCTCATCCCGCTCGTCCAACGACAAACCGTCGAGATTGCCGGTCGCCCCGGGGACTTCCGGCTCGAGCACTTTTTCGTCACGGGCAGCGAAAGCCTCGACGGACTGACTCCGCTCGGTGACCTGTTGGCTGAGGGTGCTACGGACGTACCTCCACTCGTCCCGCCGCCTACCCCTGACGACCCGGCGGACCTCCTCTACACGTCGGGAACGACCGGGATGCCGAAGGGCGTACTGGTGCCCGAGGGCAATTTGAGTGATGAGCCCGGCCAGGAGGGCATCACCGAACTGCTCGGCGCGCTTTTCGGCGAGAACATGCTGCATTCGGTGCCGTTGTTCGGTTTCACGGGCTGTCACGGGGTGATGTTGCTTTGCGTTCGAACAGGGTTGACGCAAATCGTCATGCCGCGATTCGACCCCGCCCAGTTACTCGCCTCGATCGAACAGCACCGGGCCACCGCCATCATGTGCGTGCCCACCATGCTGAACTTGGCAATGAAGCACCCGACGCTGGGCGACCACGACTACAGCTCGCTACAGTGCGTATTCTCTGGCGCTGCGCCGATCCAGCCCGACACTGTGCGCAAGGTGATGGAGGCATGGCCAGGGGTGCAGCTGCTGAACGTCTACGGCCTTACCGAGGGCGGCCCCGGCATGGCCTGCATGCTCGGTCCGGACCCGGCTGACATCCTCGCTCGCCCCGGCTCCATCGGTAGGCCAGTGGCATGCAAGGTGGTCGTCGTCGACGACGACGGCAAGTCGCTCGCCCCGGGAGAAGTCGGAGAGATCTGCCTTTTTTCGGAGAAATCGCGGCGCAGGTATTACAAGGGCGAGGACCTGAGCGCAGAGCTTTGGCGCGACGAAGTGATGCACACCGGCGACGTCGGTTACGTGGACGACGACGGCTACGTCTACCTCACCGACCGCAAGAAGGACATGATCTTGCGTGGCGGTTACAACATATTCGCCATTGAGGTAGAACGGGTGCTGCTCGAAATGCCAGGGGTCCTGGAAGCCGCGGTGATCGCCGTCCCACATGCGGATCTCGGCGAAGACATACTCGCGGTCGTCGTACCGGCTGCTGATGCAGAAGGAAGCAAGGCTGTCAGCGCGGAACAGGTGAACGCGTTCTGCCGTCGGCACCTCGCCGACTACAAATGCCCCCGACACGTCGTCTTCGTAGACGAGCTGCCCAAAAACGCCATGGCCAAGATCTTGAAAGCCGACCTTCGCCGGCGTTACAGCGATTATTTGACCGGCCGGCCGAGCGGTTCGACCGAACATGGGTTAGCTCGTCAGTGA
- a CDS encoding flavin-containing monooxygenase has translation MLIVGAGFAGLYQLQRLRSLGLSVKVYEAAPGLGGVWYWNCYPGARVDSRGTIYQFSASQLWRTFDYDELYPGYEQVRAYFEHVDAELGLRRDIRFGTRVVGADFDEQACRWVVRTGSGRIGCARFLVLCTGIGARPVLPDIRGLADFAGECHHTALWPQEGVELAGKRIGVIGTGATGVQVVQECAAVAAHLTVFQRTPNMALPMRQRKLDHQAKAALRVDRETQYAKRAETFGGFEFDFVGPQSTELSPEELRTVYEDLWEQGGFRLWVGGFFDVLLDDKANEVVYAFWREKVRQRVKDPVLAEKLAPTVPPHPFGAKRPSLEQNYYDVFNQPNVSLVDLGETPIQRIVDKGVLTADGELHDLEVLILATGFDMVTGGLTQIDIRGTNGQTLAEQWSSGVDSHLGSAVHGFPNMLFVYGPLSPAGFANGPSAAELQGEQIVEMLEFVHEGGYTRFEATTAADREWRRHTDEIAAVTLFPRAKSWYMGTNVAGKPPQLLNYPGGLPLYLQKWAEVKADGYRGFEIS, from the coding sequence GTGCTCATCGTAGGCGCCGGTTTTGCAGGGCTCTATCAACTGCAGCGCCTGCGCTCGCTGGGCTTGTCGGTGAAAGTCTACGAGGCGGCCCCTGGCCTCGGTGGGGTCTGGTACTGGAATTGCTATCCCGGTGCCCGGGTGGACTCTCGGGGCACCATCTACCAGTTTTCCGCCTCGCAGCTTTGGCGAACTTTCGACTACGACGAACTCTATCCCGGCTACGAGCAAGTGCGCGCGTACTTCGAGCACGTGGACGCCGAGCTCGGACTGCGCCGGGATATCCGCTTTGGCACCCGCGTGGTCGGTGCGGACTTCGACGAGCAGGCCTGCCGATGGGTGGTTCGCACCGGCAGCGGGCGCATCGGCTGCGCCCGCTTTCTGGTGCTGTGCACCGGAATCGGCGCCCGGCCCGTGCTGCCCGACATCCGCGGCTTGGCAGACTTCGCCGGAGAATGCCACCACACCGCGTTGTGGCCGCAGGAGGGTGTCGAGCTGGCCGGCAAGCGAATCGGTGTGATCGGTACCGGCGCCACCGGTGTGCAAGTGGTGCAGGAGTGCGCGGCGGTGGCCGCCCACCTTACGGTGTTCCAGCGCACCCCGAACATGGCGTTGCCGATGCGGCAGCGAAAGCTCGACCACCAGGCCAAGGCGGCCTTGCGCGTCGACCGGGAAACCCAGTACGCCAAGCGGGCGGAGACATTCGGCGGCTTCGAGTTCGACTTCGTCGGCCCGCAGTCCACCGAGTTGTCTCCCGAGGAACTGCGGACTGTTTACGAGGACCTCTGGGAACAGGGAGGCTTCCGGCTATGGGTCGGGGGCTTCTTCGACGTCTTGCTGGACGACAAGGCCAACGAGGTGGTCTACGCATTCTGGCGCGAGAAGGTCAGGCAGCGGGTCAAGGATCCGGTCCTGGCGGAGAAATTGGCACCGACGGTGCCGCCGCATCCGTTCGGCGCCAAGCGGCCCTCGTTGGAGCAGAACTACTACGACGTCTTCAACCAGCCCAACGTCAGCCTGGTCGATCTCGGGGAAACTCCGATTCAGCGCATCGTCGACAAAGGCGTGTTGACCGCCGACGGTGAGCTACATGACCTCGAGGTGCTGATCTTGGCGACCGGGTTCGACATGGTGACCGGCGGGTTGACCCAGATCGACATCCGGGGTACCAACGGCCAGACACTGGCCGAGCAGTGGAGCAGCGGCGTGGACTCGCACCTCGGCTCGGCCGTGCACGGGTTTCCGAACATGCTGTTCGTCTACGGTCCGCTCAGCCCGGCGGGATTCGCCAACGGCCCCAGCGCCGCCGAGCTCCAGGGCGAACAGATCGTGGAGATGCTCGAGTTCGTGCACGAGGGGGGTTATACGCGGTTCGAGGCCACGACCGCGGCCGACCGCGAATGGCGCCGGCACACCGACGAGATCGCCGCCGTGACGCTGTTTCCGCGCGCGAAGTCCTGGTACATGGGAACCAATGTGGCCGGAAAACCACCACAACTGCTCAACTATCCCGGCGGCTTACCGCTGTACCTGCAGAAGTGGGCAGAGGTCAAAGCCGACGGGTATCGCGGGTTCGAGATCAGCTGA